Proteins encoded by one window of Salvia splendens isolate huo1 chromosome 5, SspV2, whole genome shotgun sequence:
- the LOC121802573 gene encoding transcription factor IBH1-like 1 produces MKARMQMSTSMVRQEFFKKWIKGMQIHSAFNKEMTIMERKRAIKLSADVAIASTRSTATQWSRAVVAGVSASAAGAARAAAEEILGRKLPERKALAATCSKKIVRRSRQRRSKGVVRSSAAIAEKLVRNRTRVLKGLVPGGNKLDEISLIKETLDYIASLQVQVDVMRHLAAAAESLDHQQISF; encoded by the exons ATGAAAGCAAG AATGCAGATGTCAACATCAATGGTGAGGCAAGAATTCTTCAAGAAATGGATAAAGGGCATGCAGATACACAGCGCCTTCAACAAGGAGATGACGATTATGGAGAGAAAGAGGGCGATCAAGCTCTCCGCTGACGTGGCGATCGCCTCCACCAGAAGCACCGCCACGCAGTGGAGCAGGGCCGTGGTGGCCGGCGTCTCTGCATCTGCCGCCGGCGCCGCCAGAGCCGCGGCGGAGGAGATCCTGGGGCGAAAGCTGCCGGAGAGGAAGGCCCTCGCCGCGACATGCAGCAAGAAAATCGTGAGGAGGAGCCGCCAGCGCCGGAGCAAGGGAGTTGTACGTTCGAGCGCCGCCATTGCGGAGAAGCTAGTGAGGAATCGGACACGCGTGCTTAAAGGGCTTGTACCTGGTGGAAATAAATTGGATGAGATTTCTTTGATTAAAGAAACCCTAGATTATATTGCTTCTTTGCAAGTGCAGGTTGATGTAATGAGACATCTTGCAGCTGCTGCTGAGAGCTTGGACCATCAACAAATCTCattttag